Proteins encoded together in one Paracoccus sp. SMMA_5_TC window:
- a CDS encoding lysophospholipid acyltransferase family protein, giving the protein MSQYQPRPASALDWLRAAAYYVYVALATLAIGSWGLPQALRGRDAANRVADIWLRQMLGAARVILGVRVEYRGPLPQGDCLIAAKHQSFLDILALAHACPRRAFVMKREVLRVPVMGWFARKVGCIPIDRARGKDAMKQIIHEVEAAMASPEGLGQLIVYPEGTRTRPGERRPYKHGVAAIQRATGLPIVPVAVNCGLFWPKRGIPIRRGTAVVEFLPPMPADGRATTVIETLEQIIEPASDRLLAEAGWRG; this is encoded by the coding sequence ATGAGCCAGTATCAGCCGCGGCCGGCATCGGCGCTGGATTGGCTGCGGGCCGCGGCCTATTACGTCTATGTGGCGCTGGCGACACTGGCCATCGGGTCATGGGGGCTGCCGCAGGCGCTGCGCGGGCGCGATGCCGCCAACCGGGTCGCCGACATCTGGCTGCGCCAGATGCTGGGGGCGGCGCGGGTCATCCTGGGGGTGCGGGTCGAATATCGCGGACCGCTGCCGCAGGGGGACTGCCTGATCGCGGCCAAGCATCAAAGCTTTCTGGACATTCTGGCGCTGGCCCATGCCTGCCCGCGCCGCGCCTTCGTGATGAAGCGCGAGGTGCTGCGCGTTCCGGTCATGGGCTGGTTCGCGCGCAAGGTCGGCTGCATCCCCATCGACCGCGCCCGCGGCAAGGACGCGATGAAACAGATCATCCACGAGGTCGAGGCCGCGATGGCCAGCCCCGAAGGGCTGGGGCAGCTGATCGTCTATCCCGAGGGCACCCGCACCCGGCCGGGCGAGCGCCGGCCCTACAAGCACGGGGTGGCGGCGATCCAGCGCGCGACCGGCCTGCCGATCGTTCCGGTGGCGGTGAACTGCGGCCTGTTCTGGCCCAAGCGTGGCATCCCGATCCGCCGCGGCACGGCAGTGGTCGAATTCCTGCCCCCGATGCCCGCCGACGGACGTGCGACCACCGTGATCGAGACGCTGGAGCAGATCATCGAACCCGCCAGCGACCGCCTGCTGGCCGAAGCCGGCTGGCGCGGCTAG